From Homo sapiens chromosome 6, GRCh38.p14 Primary Assembly, the proteins below share one genomic window:
- the LOC124901483 gene encoding uncharacterized protein LOC124901483, producing MQRDKGQLRVRPGPPPIPRGYLLLQAQRNSVQGLRGRIPSSSIAPTFSGPELPLISNCEEEGSRWVRNVVAVGPCTRPATPCQGLSSRAEQRRREESFCPRLPRPALHSHQPTPLSETLQPTSPRVRARGEWARRRNRDNRIPGPEMPSSASPPGQGAPPLAPPVPVCELGDPRCQGERSTRFSQPLKRMMFL from the exons ATGCAAAGG GACAAAGGCCAGCTCCGGGTTCGGCCGGGGCCTCCGCCCATCCCTCGGGGCTACCTGTTGCTGCAGGCGCAGCGCAACTCGGTCCAGGGGCTCCGAGGAAGAATTCCCAGCTCCAGCATCGCGCCCACCTTCTCAGGCCCCGAACTTCCCCTAATCTCAAACTGCGAAG AGGAGGGCTCCCGCTGGGTCCGGAATGTGGTGGCGGTAGGTCCCTGCACCCGCCCGGCGACTCCTTGCCAAGGTCTCTCCTCCAGAGCAGAACAAAGACGCCGCGAGGAGAGCTTCTGTCCTCGCCTCCCCCGCCCCGCGCTTCACTCGCACCAGCCCACGCCGCTCTCGGAAACTTTACAACCAACTTCCCCTAGAGTTCGTGCGCGCGGCGAGTGGGCCAGAAGGAGAAACCGGGACAATCGCATCCCGGGACCAGAGATGCCCTCTTCCGCGTCCCCTCCTGGACAGGGAGCACCACCTCTTGCACCGCCCGTCCCAGTCTGCGAGCTGGGCGACCCGCGGTGCCAGGGCGAGCGGAGCACGCGCTTTTCCCAGCCCCTTAAGCGAATGATGTTTCTTTAG